The following DNA comes from Hahella chejuensis KCTC 2396.
GCCTCTCACCACCACTTCCGGCGCTGGAAGCGTCGGCGAGGCGAGAGCGCGCTGCCGACAGAGGAATTCGCCCATGTGGCGGATCGCCTGAGAAGGGGAAAAAGAGCCGTCCCGGCGATTGTAGCGGTCAATCTGCTCCACCAGACGCTCACAGTGGCTGGCCGGCCACAGCCAGTCATGAGCCTGCAAACGTCGGGCGGCGCGGCGGAGCTTATCCCGCAGACCTGGCTCCAATTGAGACAGTCCGCCCTGCAGCAGGCGAACAAACAGGTCGCCGACGGACTGCAACGCTTCCGGCTCGACAGGGGGACGTGGACAGGTGCTGACGTAACCGGCGGTCTGGCCCTGCGGGAGTCGCCGGAACGCCAGGATGGCGATAATCGCCGCCACCGCCGTCAGTTCCTCATCGCCATCGGACTGCACATAGCGAGGATCGCCCGGCGCCAAAAAGCGGACCGCCACGCCGATCGTCTCGATGATCGCCAGGGGTTTCTCACTGAGCGCCAATTCCGCCAGTACGCCCTCCTGAAACCACTTGTTCGCTTTGCGGATTTGCGCTGGGGTGTAAGCCTTGGCCATCAATTCGTCGCTGATGTCTCCCGGATTCCAGGCGACCGGGACAGGACTCTCGGCGGCTTCCGCGCGCATTTCCTGATAGGCCAGCACCAAGGTAATCAAATGGCGGCAGGTGGTCGTGGACGGGCAGGTGCAGCGCCCTTGTGGAAAGGCCTCATTCGCCCCCAGTTGCGTGATCGCGCCATCCGGCCAATGCGCCGCCAGATTGCCGGCGTCATCCTCGGACAAAAGCGTCTGGTCCGCGTCCCGTTCTGCGCTCAGCTTCTCCAGTTCTTTCTGCGCTCGCTTGACGGTTCCCCGGTTGGAATAGCCTTCCAGGTCCTGCAACGTCATGCTGAGTAAATCATCACGGCGCATGGTCATTCAAAGTCACTCACTGTTGGTGCTCAACATTATCGATTTATCGTTTTACAGCGTCGCCGGTCGTCACTCGATGACCTCGGACACCCAGTTGGCCAGCTCGCCCGGGGTCATGCAGCCCACTTTCGCGCCGATATTCGCCATCTGTTGCGCAATGCGCTGGTCATAAACCGGATTGGCGCGCTCATCAAGCGCCGCCAGTCCCAGCACCTGCACCCCGCTTTCCACCAGATCCTGGGTGACGCTCAACAGGCGGCGAGGGTCGCCGCCTTCACAAAAGTCAGAAATCAGCACAAGAAGGGTCTTGGTCGGCTGAGAAACCAGCGAGGCGCCATATTGCATGGCGTGGCCGATGTCGGTGCCGCCGCCCATCTGAACTTTCATCAGCGTCTCCACCGGGTCCTGACAATGATCGGTGAGATCCACAATATTGGTGTCGAACACCACCAGATGAGTGTCCAGCGCCTGTATTCCCCAGAAAATGGACGCGGTCACTGCGGAGTAGATGACGCTGTCCATCATGCTGCCGGATTGATCCACCAGGATGATGAGCCGCCATTTATCACTTTGCCGCCGAATGCGGGAATGGAAATAGGGCGTTTCGATGACCAGTCTGCCGCGCTCGCGGTCGTAGTGTTTCAGGTTGCGGCGAATGGTCTCTCTGGCGTCAAAGTTCTTCGCGATCTTGAGATGGCTGCGCTTTAAGCGATGAATGCGTCCCAGAAACGGATGGCGCATCGGGCGGGCCAGCTTTTCCAGCAGTTCAGAGATCACCCGTTTCGCCATGGCTCGCGCCAGGGCGAGCACTTCCTGGTTCATCAAATGTTTGGTGTGCAGAATGGCTTTCAGCAGGGTCAGACTCGGCTGCGCCCGCTTCAGCAGCTCAGGGTTCGTCACCATCTCCTGAATCTGGTAGCGCTCCAGCGCGTCCTTCTCCAGACGCTCTATCGTTTCCTTGGGGAACAGTTCATGAATGCCGTTGATCCACTCGGGAATGGTGAGTGACGATTCGTCCAGCGTTCCGCCGCGGATATTGCGATTGTCCCGGCGATATTCCTGCCCGTAAAGGTATTCCAGCAGCTGATCCTGTTGGCGCTGCTGCGGCGTCATGGAGGGATTCAGGTGTTCGCTGTCGGTTTCGCCCAGTATCAGGCGCCATCTTAATTGCTGCTCAGCCTTCATCGACGCTCTCCAGATCAATGCCATATTCCCGGGCGGTGGCGAGCAGGGCGTTTTCAAACCTCATGGCGTCTTCAATCTCCTTCAGTTCTGGAGTGAACGCCTCAACCTCTGTCCCTGTGTGTGCTGGCGCTGCGATTCCGGGCAAATGATCCGCCAAATACAGTTTTTCCCGCGGGGTGAAGTAAGTGAACGCCAGACGCAGGCTGGGCAGCGCCTGCATAAAGGCGTGCGCGTCATAACCCTGAATCACCTGATGAATCACATTGATCAAATCCGGATGCCGCTGCACGGTCTCTCTGGCGATGCGAAACAGACCCACCAGAAAGTCGCCCAATTCCGATGTGGCGATCTGCCGGACAAAGGGGGTGATGCTCTCACCGGGCGTGACGCCCAACATAAAGCAGGCGCCTAAAGCCGCTCCCCGAATTTCCGGCGATTGCTCCGGCTCTTTGCACTGGCTTTGCAAGCTGTCCGCAAAAGGCTCTCTGGACCAGTCCAAATCCTGCGATAACGCGAAATGACAATGCAGCAGAGTGCGAATGGCCTCCACAAACTCAAAGCCCTGGTCGGGACGCCCCAACGAGTCGAGCAGAAACAGCGCGCGCTCATATAAAGCGTTACTCAGGGGGCGGGTGGCGTCGACATTATCCCACTCAAGAATATCGTCATATCGTTGCAGATAGCTCAGGTGGTTCAAGGCGGAGACCACTTCCACAAAATCACTGCAAAGACGCGTCTGCTGCGTCAACTCCATCATCAGATTACGGGCGTGGCGGCCCAGCCCGCACAGTGCGGTGAGAATAAGCAGCTCCGCCGTGTCGCCCAGGCGGCCTTTGCGTTGCATCATTTCCAGCAACCGCTGATTGGCGGCTTCCTCCAGTGAGGCTCCGTATCTGGAGGCTTCGATTTTTCCCGCGTCGAATTCCGGCGTCCAGCGCAGTTTCCATTGCGCCTGCGCCTCCATAAGATCGTCCCGGGCGACGAAGTCCGGCGAGGACACTAATTCAAATCCCGCAACGTTCAGAAGTTGCAGCCGTCGCAATATGCGGTTGCGCTGCAGATCGCCGGCTTCGAGCAAGTTCAGCGAGACGAGGCGAGGCGTCGTTGTCGGCCATAAATCCAGTGATCGCAGGAGAGCGTCAATGTCCCTCGCCAAAGGCGGCAGGCTTGTCTCATCGTGCAAGCGTCCCTGACGATCTCCCCGGAATACCTCATGAATCACCTCGTGCATGGGGTGATAGCCGCCATGGGCCAATTCATCTTTGATAGTGGCGCTGCTCAGTCCGTCGAACAGGTCTTCGCGCCAGGGCGCGGGGTGGCCGCGCAGGGCCGCCAGGGTCTGGACGCTGCACTCCGCGGCAATGCGGTCGGCGGTGCTGAACGTGAGTTTACGCTGGCGTAATCGCTGCGCAATGGCGTCGATAAGGGGCTGCGCCTGAAATTCGCCACCGCCGGAACGCGCCGACCAGACTTGATGGTAAAACTCCGGTCCGGGCATGCCGGACTGATACCCGGTCAGCGCATCCAGACGGGCGTAACTGTATGGGGTGAGGGCGGCGCCCTGTTCCCGCCAGGCCGCGGTCTGCGTAGAGGCGGCAGAAATCGGGGGCGGCGTCTCCGCCGTAATCAACTCAGACAGCGCGGAGGTGTGAAAGCCTCCCGTCACCACCAGAATGTCGCCGGATACGCGTTCGCCAACGTCTCGAATCCGGTCAGCCATATAGCGCTCCCGGGCCAGATTGACTGGATCGGGAGGCAGCCCACGCTGCGCCCGGTCTTCGTCTTCAAAGGTGCGAATCGCCAG
Coding sequences within:
- a CDS encoding VWA domain-containing protein, with translation MKAEQQLRWRLILGETDSEHLNPSMTPQQRQQDQLLEYLYGQEYRRDNRNIRGGTLDESSLTIPEWINGIHELFPKETIERLEKDALERYQIQEMVTNPELLKRAQPSLTLLKAILHTKHLMNQEVLALARAMAKRVISELLEKLARPMRHPFLGRIHRLKRSHLKIAKNFDARETIRRNLKHYDRERGRLVIETPYFHSRIRRQSDKWRLIILVDQSGSMMDSVIYSAVTASIFWGIQALDTHLVVFDTNIVDLTDHCQDPVETLMKVQMGGGTDIGHAMQYGASLVSQPTKTLLVLISDFCEGGDPRRLLSVTQDLVESGVQVLGLAALDERANPVYDQRIAQQMANIGAKVGCMTPGELANWVSEVIE
- a CDS encoding DUF5682 family protein, yielding MLSDRIHFFPVRHHSPACARAVFDYALALRPQAILIEGPSEYNPQREELFLSHQLPLAIYTYVANDDHRAGAYHPFCEYSPEWRALQAAKALQCEVAFIDLPWPEICALRLQSADQEVLDQEHRYADGELRRSRYIQALCQTLKVEDFDAAWDELFEIDPASPDELKQKVAAFCLAIRTFEDEDRAQRGLPPDPVNLARERYMADRIRDVGERVSGDILVVTGGFHTSALSELITAETPPPISAASTQTAAWREQGAALTPYSYARLDALTGYQSGMPGPEFYHQVWSARSGGGEFQAQPLIDAIAQRLRQRKLTFSTADRIAAECSVQTLAALRGHPAPWREDLFDGLSSATIKDELAHGGYHPMHEVIHEVFRGDRQGRLHDETSLPPLARDIDALLRSLDLWPTTTPRLVSLNLLEAGDLQRNRILRRLQLLNVAGFELVSSPDFVARDDLMEAQAQWKLRWTPEFDAGKIEASRYGASLEEAANQRLLEMMQRKGRLGDTAELLILTALCGLGRHARNLMMELTQQTRLCSDFVEVVSALNHLSYLQRYDDILEWDNVDATRPLSNALYERALFLLDSLGRPDQGFEFVEAIRTLLHCHFALSQDLDWSREPFADSLQSQCKEPEQSPEIRGAALGACFMLGVTPGESITPFVRQIATSELGDFLVGLFRIARETVQRHPDLINVIHQVIQGYDAHAFMQALPSLRLAFTYFTPREKLYLADHLPGIAAPAHTGTEVEAFTPELKEIEDAMRFENALLATAREYGIDLESVDEG